A stretch of Lactiplantibacillus brownii DNA encodes these proteins:
- a CDS encoding PTS sugar transporter subunit IIB: MKLAAVCSTGLGSSFMVEMNITDILKDIGVKDVETTHMDMGSASKDMADHFFVGRDLADAAQDRLGKENVTVLDSIIDKDELKTKVEKYLKDNGEL, encoded by the coding sequence ATGAAATTAGCAGCGGTATGTAGTACAGGTTTAGGATCAAGTTTTATGGTTGAAATGAACATTACGGATATTTTAAAGGATATCGGCGTTAAAGATGTTGAGACCACTCATATGGATATGGGGAGTGCAAGCAAGGATATGGCAGATCATTTCTTTGTTGGTCGTGATTTAGCAGATGCGGCTCAAGACCGATTAGGAAAAGAAAACGTCACAGTATTGGATAGCATTATCGATAAAGATGAATTAAAAACGAAAGTTGAAAAATATTTGAAAGATAATGGCGAGCTCTAA
- the tkt gene encoding transketolase, whose translation MSFNDKDQAAVNAIRALSIDMIQHANSGHPGFPLDAAPMMYLLFKKHLKINPSNPTWFNRDRFILSPGHGSSMLYATLHLAGYDISMDDLKRFRTLGSITPGHPEIGTPGVDASTGPLGQGLGMAVGMAMAEKHLAALYNRKSYPVIDNKVYAIVSDGDLMEGISHETASLAGHLKLNNLVVLYDSNNVTLDSSADKELSDNAGERFEADGWNYLRVNDGNDLAKLDEALQVADDESNRPTLIEVKTILGYASPHANQNSVHGNPLTVDEIKQTKATLGWPDAPFIVPSEVYETFKSVNNNGIEQENKWLDTLKAYTKVYPKLAKKLLDNFHHDAKLTDHDLAIDITDSEATRVTMHKLLQATKDSEIEFWGGSADLSSSNKTYFENDAGYSDTTPQNRNVFYGVREFAQGAAVNGITLYGGTRTFGSTFFVFSDYMRNSMRMAALQQIPSLFLFSHDSIALGQDGPTHQPIEQLDGLRAMPGMLVFRPGDALETIAAWKCVMNQTNYPATFALSRQNLPTLTAYKSAVEAGVSKGAYTLSAGHAAVPDGILMAAGSEVTLALSAQAELRKHDVDVSVVSMPCFELFAKQSEEYRESVLPSSVRNRVSIEMGSTLAWSQYTGLDGINIGINHFGASGDANIMMKEYGFSTENIVKAYLDKF comes from the coding sequence ATGAGTTTTAATGATAAAGACCAAGCTGCAGTAAATGCAATTCGTGCGCTTAGTATTGATATGATTCAACACGCGAATTCGGGACACCCGGGTTTTCCATTAGATGCCGCGCCGATGATGTATTTATTGTTTAAAAAGCATTTAAAAATCAATCCAAGTAATCCAACTTGGTTTAATCGTGATCGCTTTATTCTCTCACCTGGACACGGCTCTTCAATGCTTTATGCAACTTTGCATTTAGCTGGATACGATATTTCAATGGATGATCTAAAAAGATTTCGCACATTGGGAAGTATTACGCCCGGTCATCCAGAGATTGGGACGCCAGGTGTTGATGCTTCAACTGGTCCACTTGGGCAAGGATTAGGCATGGCAGTTGGTATGGCAATGGCGGAAAAGCACTTGGCTGCCTTGTACAACCGTAAAAGTTATCCAGTTATTGATAATAAAGTTTATGCGATTGTCAGTGATGGTGACTTGATGGAAGGAATCAGTCATGAGACAGCTAGTTTAGCAGGTCATTTAAAGTTAAATAATCTGGTTGTTCTATATGATTCTAACAATGTAACGCTTGATTCTAGCGCCGATAAGGAGTTAAGTGACAATGCCGGCGAACGTTTTGAAGCTGATGGATGGAACTACTTACGGGTTAACGATGGGAATGATTTAGCAAAGTTAGATGAAGCCTTACAAGTAGCAGACGATGAATCTAATCGACCAACATTAATTGAAGTTAAAACGATTCTTGGGTATGCTTCGCCACACGCAAACCAAAACAGTGTACATGGAAATCCGTTAACGGTTGACGAAATCAAACAAACTAAAGCGACATTAGGATGGCCTGATGCACCATTCATTGTACCATCGGAAGTATACGAAACATTCAAATCAGTCAATAATAACGGTATTGAGCAAGAGAATAAATGGCTGGACACTTTGAAAGCTTACACGAAAGTTTATCCAAAATTAGCTAAGAAACTTTTAGATAATTTTCATCATGATGCTAAGCTTACAGATCATGATTTGGCAATTGATATTACTGATAGCGAAGCAACCAGAGTGACGATGCATAAATTGTTGCAGGCCACTAAAGATAGTGAAATTGAGTTTTGGGGTGGTTCTGCCGATCTTTCGAGTTCTAATAAGACATACTTTGAAAATGATGCTGGTTATAGCGATACAACGCCTCAAAATCGGAATGTTTTTTATGGTGTGCGTGAGTTTGCGCAAGGTGCCGCAGTTAATGGCATCACATTGTACGGTGGGACACGCACATTTGGCAGTACATTCTTCGTATTTTCAGATTATATGCGGAATTCAATGCGCATGGCGGCGCTACAACAGATTCCAAGTTTGTTCCTGTTTAGCCATGATTCAATTGCATTAGGTCAAGATGGGCCAACTCACCAACCAATCGAACAACTAGATGGTTTACGAGCGATGCCTGGAATGTTGGTTTTTCGGCCAGGTGATGCATTAGAAACAATTGCTGCTTGGAAATGTGTAATGAATCAGACTAATTATCCAGCTACTTTTGCACTTTCACGTCAGAATCTACCAACGTTAACAGCGTATAAATCAGCAGTTGAGGCTGGTGTCAGCAAAGGTGCCTACACATTATCTGCCGGTCATGCTGCAGTCCCTGATGGTATTTTGATGGCAGCTGGATCAGAGGTGACATTAGCACTTTCGGCACAAGCGGAATTACGCAAACACGATGTTGATGTGTCTGTTGTTTCGATGCCTTGCTTTGAGTTGTTTGCAAAACAATCCGAAGAATATCGGGAAAGTGTGTTACCATCTAGTGTTAGAAACCGGGTATCAATTGAAATGGGATCTACACTTGCCTGGAGTCAATACACGGGATTGGATGGTATTAATATTGGAATCAATCATTTTGGTGCTAGTGGAGATGCTAATATTATGATGAAAGAATATGGATTTTCAACTGAAAATATTGTTAAGGCATATTTGGATAAATTTTAA
- a CDS encoding MalY/PatB family protein gives MKYNFDQVINRKGTYSTQWDYIQDRFGRSDILPFSISDTDFPVPVGVQDALKKRIEHPIYGYTRWNHDDYKNSIVNWFQSQNNYELNPEWILYSPSVVFSIATFIRMKSEIGDGVAVFTPMYDAFYHVIEDNQRLLLPIRLGSAQQNYQIDWDSLETVLAQDNTKIMLITNPHNPTGKVFSADELRQIVSLCQQYHVFIISDDIHKDMVFPSAVYTPITAYTQKEVVLCCSATKTFNTPGLIGSYLFEPDETLRESFLLELKQKNALSSASIFGIESQIAAYNTGADYLLQLIGYLQNNFDFLTNFVQTRLPEIEFKQPQATYLAWMDVSKLGLTSAELQDKLINRGRVGIMPGKTYGDSHYLRMNIACPISKLQEGLKRMEQGIRS, from the coding sequence ATGAAATATAATTTTGACCAGGTTATTAATCGTAAAGGGACGTACAGTACACAATGGGACTACATTCAGGACCGGTTTGGTCGATCCGACATTTTACCATTTTCTATTTCAGATACTGATTTTCCGGTGCCAGTTGGTGTTCAAGATGCCTTAAAAAAGCGTATTGAACATCCAATATACGGGTATACACGTTGGAATCATGATGACTATAAAAATAGTATTGTTAACTGGTTTCAGAGCCAGAATAACTATGAGCTGAATCCAGAATGGATTTTATATAGTCCGAGCGTTGTTTTTTCAATTGCGACGTTTATCCGTATGAAGTCAGAAATTGGCGATGGTGTCGCCGTTTTCACACCGATGTATGATGCTTTTTACCATGTGATTGAAGATAATCAGCGTCTATTATTGCCAATCAGGTTGGGTAGCGCACAACAAAATTATCAAATTGATTGGGATTCACTTGAAACAGTGTTGGCTCAAGACAATACGAAAATTATGTTGATCACCAATCCACATAATCCTACGGGCAAAGTATTTTCAGCTGATGAATTGCGACAAATTGTGAGCCTATGCCAACAATATCATGTATTTATCATATCTGATGATATTCATAAAGATATGGTATTCCCTAGTGCGGTGTACACGCCAATTACTGCGTATACGCAAAAGGAAGTTGTTTTATGTTGTTCAGCAACTAAGACTTTTAATACACCAGGATTGATTGGATCGTACTTGTTTGAACCAGATGAAACGTTACGAGAATCATTTCTACTTGAACTAAAACAAAAAAATGCGCTCTCATCCGCAAGTATTTTTGGGATTGAGTCACAAATCGCTGCCTATAACACGGGGGCTGACTATTTGTTACAATTAATTGGTTATCTTCAAAATAATTTTGACTTTTTAACTAATTTTGTCCAGACGCGATTGCCTGAAATTGAGTTTAAACAGCCACAAGCGACATACTTAGCTTGGATGGATGTTTCCAAATTAGGGTTAACCTCTGCAGAATTACAAGATAAGCTAATTAATCGTGGTCGAGTTGGAATAATGCCTGGCAAAACATACGGGGACAGTCATTATTTGCGGATGAACATCGCTTGTCCAATCTCGAAATTACAGGAGGGACTGAAAAGAATGGAGCAGGGTATCCGTTCGTAA
- a CDS encoding GntR family transcriptional regulator yields the protein MSLKEPIYQTILNALISELNSNRFKKNALFYSEKELREKYQVSSTTVVRVLNMLADQGYIHRIQGKGSFVSKFNRGTAVKITDTHAYDLDDEEVAVLVVNDTTPQSVRTKFAATTPTWYFERLREIQQVPFEYSQSWYLKSLLPPASVRRPRLIHSLYALIRKYAKLDLAQQPFEQEYAVTVVPDQRVADYLHVSLNAPVVKVERWVFQDNQVLEYTLSYLLPNYFGLHLTSATQPRLASDIY from the coding sequence TTGAGTCTTAAAGAACCAATCTATCAAACCATTTTAAATGCATTAATTTCGGAATTAAATTCCAACCGATTTAAGAAGAACGCCCTGTTTTATAGCGAAAAAGAATTAAGGGAAAAGTATCAAGTCAGTTCAACAACAGTTGTGCGTGTGCTGAATATGCTAGCTGATCAGGGCTATATTCATCGGATTCAAGGCAAAGGTAGCTTTGTCTCCAAGTTTAATCGTGGGACGGCAGTTAAGATCACGGATACTCACGCCTATGATTTAGATGATGAAGAAGTGGCTGTCTTAGTTGTGAACGACACGACGCCACAATCGGTGCGTACTAAATTTGCCGCGACAACGCCAACTTGGTACTTTGAACGGTTGCGTGAGATTCAACAAGTGCCCTTCGAATATTCACAATCTTGGTATTTAAAATCGCTACTGCCACCAGCAAGCGTGCGGCGTCCTCGGTTGATTCACTCGTTATATGCCTTGATTCGCAAGTACGCAAAACTCGATTTGGCACAACAACCGTTTGAACAAGAATACGCCGTGACAGTTGTGCCTGACCAACGTGTGGCTGACTATTTACATGTGAGCCTAAACGCACCCGTGGTAAAAGTTGAACGCTGGGTCTTTCAGGATAATCAAGTTTTAGAATATACATTGAGTTACTTATTGCCAAACTATTTTGGCTTACATCTGACGAGTGCAACACAGCCACGACTAGCCAGTGATATTTATTAA
- a CDS encoding PTS ascorbate transporter subunit IIC, whose protein sequence is MGATLDLIISIVRTPAILVALIAVLGLVLQKKNFSDVMTGGIKTFIGFLVLSGGAGIVSGSLAPMGKMFIHAFNVQGVIPNNEAVVAEVLVTYGSSTALIMLVSMIVNVLLARFTNFKYIYLSGHVMLYMSAMLAVIMSVAGFSTWPLILLGGLILGVADTLMPALLQPFMREVTKTDSVALAHTGDFGYFISGVVAKAFGDKSKSTEDLNIPKSVSFLRDSTVSITLTMVVIYVILAIFAGPAYVGKMSGDVNYIVFAIIQAGTFAAGVYVILAGVRLILNEIIPAFKGISESLVPNAVPALDCPIIFPYAPNAVIVGFFSSFVGGVLSMFAMIGLHTVIVIPGVVAHFMCGATSGVIGNAVGGRRGAIIGAFVQGIFISFLPLALIPVLGKVGLGNAMFSDSDFGIVGSYVGWLGHAGGVAAIAAGILIAFVLFILASVFVGRRSSHKTATTAK, encoded by the coding sequence ATGGGTGCTACACTTGATTTAATTATTAGTATCGTTCGGACTCCAGCTATACTTGTTGCCTTAATTGCGGTCTTAGGATTAGTTTTACAAAAGAAAAATTTTTCTGATGTTATGACTGGTGGGATTAAAACCTTTATCGGTTTCTTGGTACTTTCTGGTGGTGCAGGGATTGTTTCTGGTTCACTGGCGCCAATGGGTAAGATGTTTATTCATGCTTTTAATGTTCAGGGTGTTATTCCGAATAATGAAGCAGTGGTTGCTGAGGTTTTAGTAACATATGGTAGTTCAACTGCTTTGATCATGTTGGTAAGTATGATTGTGAACGTTTTATTAGCAAGGTTTACTAACTTCAAATACATTTATTTATCAGGACATGTCATGTTATATATGTCTGCAATGTTGGCAGTGATTATGTCAGTTGCGGGTTTCTCTACTTGGCCATTGATTTTATTAGGTGGTTTAATTTTAGGAGTGGCAGACACGTTGATGCCGGCGCTACTTCAACCATTTATGCGTGAAGTAACTAAGACAGATAGTGTTGCCTTAGCTCATACGGGTGACTTTGGCTATTTTATTTCTGGTGTTGTTGCCAAGGCATTCGGTGACAAGTCTAAGTCTACCGAGGATCTAAACATTCCAAAAAGTGTTTCTTTCTTACGTGATTCTACGGTTTCCATTACGTTAACGATGGTTGTTATTTATGTTATTTTGGCAATCTTTGCTGGTCCAGCCTATGTTGGCAAAATGAGTGGTGATGTTAATTACATTGTTTTTGCAATTATCCAGGCTGGTACTTTTGCTGCCGGTGTTTATGTTATCTTGGCAGGTGTTCGGTTAATTCTTAACGAAATCATTCCTGCATTTAAAGGTATTTCAGAAAGCTTAGTTCCAAATGCTGTTCCTGCATTGGATTGCCCAATTATCTTCCCATACGCACCTAATGCCGTAATTGTTGGTTTCTTCTCAAGCTTTGTCGGTGGGGTGTTGAGTATGTTTGCCATGATCGGTTTGCATACTGTGATCGTTATTCCTGGGGTCGTTGCTCACTTTATGTGTGGTGCAACTTCTGGCGTAATTGGTAATGCTGTTGGTGGTCGTCGTGGTGCAATTATAGGTGCATTTGTACAAGGAATCTTTATCAGTTTCTTACCATTAGCCTTAATTCCAGTGCTTGGTAAAGTTGGCTTAGGCAATGCAATGTTCTCAGATTCGGACTTTGGGATTGTTGGTTCATATGTGGGCTGGCTTGGTCATGCCGGTGGTGTTGCAGCAATTGCAGCTGGTATTCTCATTGCTTTTGTACTATTTATCTTAGCATCTGTATTTGTTGGTCGTCGTTCAAGTCACAAAACTGCTACGACAGCAAAATAG
- a CDS encoding PTS fructose-like transporter subunit IIBC: MADLKIVAVTNCPAGIAHTYMVAEALEEKAKSLGYEVHVETQGASGVENKLTPDQIAAADYVILALGKGMTDEDKQRFNGKKVVELPVSEALKEIDTIFDDIEDRAKVFEVSKVKLGSEQDAVTDGVMSYLMAGVSAALPFVIGGGLLIAIGSMMVQFGMPNTALAKGVEPSLAWVITSIGNLGFQFMIPIMGAYIAFAIGDKPAFAPAFLVTYLANDTDLLGTQSGAGFLGAIVVGLSIGYFVKYFKKVKLGKNFQSILGFMIIPFVTLLVFGLLTYYLLGPFMGWLMSVLLAFLKNIPTSMKLGGGFLVGCMLAFDMGGPINKTAWFFSFSLLSSGVYNWYGIVGVVTLLPPMAAAIATWIRPSLFSKQERAASWSSFLVGMTVATEPAIPYALAAPLPMIAANTLAGGITGAITIMLNVQRMAPGIGIFDPLIGLEKPWYWFYLSLAIGLFLNVFFIITFKSAWLKRREKKEQEKLAQVEDK; the protein is encoded by the coding sequence ATGGCCGATTTAAAGATTGTTGCTGTGACTAATTGTCCAGCCGGCATTGCCCATACCTACATGGTTGCTGAAGCACTTGAAGAAAAGGCAAAATCATTAGGTTATGAGGTTCATGTTGAAACGCAAGGTGCTAGTGGGGTTGAAAATAAATTAACACCAGATCAAATTGCGGCGGCTGATTACGTTATCTTAGCCTTGGGCAAAGGGATGACCGATGAAGATAAACAGCGATTTAATGGCAAGAAGGTTGTGGAGTTACCTGTATCAGAAGCTTTAAAAGAAATTGATACAATTTTTGACGATATTGAAGATCGTGCAAAAGTTTTTGAAGTTTCTAAAGTGAAGCTAGGTAGTGAACAAGATGCTGTAACTGATGGTGTGATGAGCTACTTGATGGCTGGCGTTTCAGCGGCGCTACCATTTGTTATCGGTGGTGGTTTGCTAATTGCTATCGGCAGTATGATGGTCCAATTTGGGATGCCCAATACAGCATTAGCGAAAGGTGTTGAACCTTCGTTAGCGTGGGTGATCACTAGTATTGGTAATCTGGGATTCCAATTTATGATTCCAATCATGGGGGCTTACATCGCGTTTGCAATCGGTGATAAACCAGCCTTTGCACCAGCTTTCTTAGTCACTTACTTGGCGAATGATACTGATTTGCTTGGAACTCAATCTGGGGCCGGTTTCTTAGGCGCAATTGTGGTTGGTTTATCGATTGGGTACTTCGTTAAATACTTCAAGAAAGTTAAGCTGGGTAAAAATTTCCAGTCTATCTTAGGCTTCATGATTATTCCGTTTGTGACATTATTGGTCTTTGGACTATTAACCTATTATTTATTAGGACCATTTATGGGTTGGTTGATGAGCGTCTTACTGGCATTCTTGAAGAATATTCCAACTTCCATGAAACTCGGTGGTGGTTTCTTAGTTGGCTGTATGTTGGCTTTTGATATGGGTGGTCCCATCAACAAAACAGCCTGGTTCTTTAGCTTTTCACTATTGAGTTCCGGTGTTTACAATTGGTATGGAATTGTTGGGGTAGTTACTTTATTGCCACCAATGGCTGCGGCAATTGCGACTTGGATTCGTCCAAGCCTATTCTCAAAACAAGAACGTGCAGCAAGTTGGAGTTCGTTCTTAGTTGGGATGACTGTCGCGACTGAACCAGCTATTCCATATGCGTTAGCGGCGCCGTTACCAATGATTGCAGCTAACACACTAGCAGGTGGGATTACTGGTGCGATTACAATTATGTTGAACGTGCAACGGATGGCGCCCGGAATTGGGATCTTTGATCCGTTGATTGGCTTGGAAAAGCCATGGTATTGGTTCTATCTTTCATTGGCAATTGGTCTGTTTTTGAACGTATTCTTTATCATTACCTTCAAGTCTGCTTGGCTGAAGCGTCGCGAAAAGAAAGAACAGGAAAAGCTCGCACAGGTTGAAGATAAATAA
- a CDS encoding alpha/beta hydrolase, translated as MSIHSNNFFSNVLRRQATVNVILPEPLGADGQVLPAYTQGPQLLPTIWLLHGLGGDATTWLRRTNIELLATQYRVAVVMPQTERGFYTNMVHGPQYWNFLTQELPARMQYVFPLATDRAHNYVMGNSMGGYAALRWALSAPAKFSAVASLSPVADLVRFCTEQAAIMPDFDLAFDPQHLANSPASLSYLLAHYQPVDPGLRVLATTGDADILRSMDDALRPQLAAKFGTDFTWQEQAGHHDWQLWNQQLPAALHWLLKGSWQVV; from the coding sequence ATGTCGATTCATAGTAATAACTTTTTTTCTAACGTGCTACGCCGACAAGCGACGGTTAACGTGATCTTGCCAGAACCACTGGGAGCTGATGGACAAGTCTTACCCGCGTACACGCAGGGACCACAACTATTGCCGACAATTTGGTTATTACATGGCCTGGGGGGCGACGCCACAACCTGGCTACGGCGAACTAATATCGAGTTATTAGCTACACAATATCGGGTAGCGGTGGTCATGCCACAAACTGAACGGGGCTTCTATACCAATATGGTACACGGACCACAGTACTGGAACTTTTTGACCCAAGAATTACCGGCACGGATGCAGTATGTATTTCCGTTAGCGACCGATCGTGCTCATAATTATGTCATGGGTAATTCGATGGGTGGCTATGCAGCTTTGCGATGGGCATTAAGCGCACCAGCCAAGTTTTCGGCAGTGGCATCACTCTCACCCGTTGCCGACCTAGTGCGGTTCTGTACGGAACAGGCAGCGATTATGCCCGATTTTGATTTGGCTTTTGACCCACAACACTTGGCCAATTCACCAGCTAGTTTGTCTTATTTATTAGCTCATTATCAGCCGGTTGATCCTGGATTACGTGTCTTAGCAACAACTGGTGATGCGGATATTTTGCGGTCAATGGATGACGCACTACGGCCACAACTGGCAGCCAAATTTGGGACCGACTTTACATGGCAAGAACAAGCCGGTCATCACGATTGGCAATTATGGAATCAACAATTACCAGCAGCATTACACTGGTTACTGAAGGGAAGTTGGCAAGTTGTCTAA
- a CDS encoding putative frv operon regulatory protein: MLNSRELRIILLLQEHDLSGEELATLLATSRRTVVRDVARINAILADEKVGSVESIKKYHLLILNTANFNQLLMRVNNESNLVLFYLLTQPNISMAELGEKTFLSRQNILNSIEKINRQFKNVLTINLRPRIGIAIEIAHISRIDVLAALILDNRQLVANQLKQKQISPDINTPAKIIRQAMPERLFDYLTENQLQAQILACCLIATQTIRVSNQKLLDTLIQHDVRLEVASVLTNFFETKISLLNSLTIRQVHNAIEATKTRYTLDTLNNHFAEEIFNHLCRSSMFPTFVPDSLSEQIRYLKIQNPFAFDFAFDLTKMLQAAFEKVQIDDEYIALYVLRAIETPIARDVRTLMYATRQSVANINKMIISEQVPNLDIEMVFSKEQLETQLSYIDFDLIIGNGLYANDLKIPVHFDSTFNGVISQNELNRLKNLSSESYIQENLTNFFPKSHFVRLSGRYHHAKHVLRDGAAKFNEAGLLTTDQVKALIAREDAGNQLILNHISIPHASAVLVDSYELFAISFDGEIKIGGKPIYLMILVLANQDRQDSGQVFGYIYNKIKNLSITQLEKLLDYQQVIDLLSDM; the protein is encoded by the coding sequence ATGCTGAATTCACGAGAATTAAGAATCATTTTACTGTTGCAGGAACATGACCTTTCCGGGGAAGAATTAGCAACTTTGCTAGCGACTTCTAGACGAACGGTGGTTCGCGATGTTGCACGTATTAATGCTATTCTGGCAGATGAAAAAGTTGGTTCAGTGGAGAGTATTAAAAAGTATCACTTGTTGATTTTGAATACTGCCAATTTCAATCAATTACTCATGCGGGTGAATAATGAAAGCAATCTGGTCTTATTTTATCTGTTAACGCAGCCAAATATCAGCATGGCCGAATTGGGGGAGAAGACGTTTTTATCACGGCAAAACATTTTAAATAGTATTGAAAAGATTAATAGACAATTTAAAAACGTTTTGACAATCAATCTGCGTCCAAGAATTGGAATCGCCATTGAAATCGCACATATCTCTAGGATTGATGTGTTAGCCGCCTTAATTTTGGATAACCGACAATTGGTTGCAAATCAATTGAAGCAAAAGCAAATCAGTCCTGATATAAATACACCGGCAAAAATCATACGACAAGCAATGCCAGAACGCTTATTTGATTATTTGACTGAGAATCAATTGCAGGCACAGATATTGGCCTGCTGCCTTATTGCGACTCAAACTATCAGGGTATCAAATCAAAAGTTGCTTGATACGTTAATTCAACATGATGTCAGGCTTGAAGTGGCCAGTGTTTTAACTAATTTTTTTGAGACTAAAATTAGTTTGCTGAATAGTTTAACGATTCGACAGGTGCATAATGCCATAGAAGCGACAAAAACGCGCTATACCTTAGATACTCTAAATAATCATTTTGCGGAAGAGATTTTTAACCATCTTTGTCGCAGTTCAATGTTTCCGACTTTTGTGCCTGATTCGTTGTCAGAGCAAATCAGGTATCTTAAAATTCAGAATCCATTTGCGTTTGATTTTGCATTTGATTTAACTAAAATGCTACAAGCAGCATTTGAAAAAGTACAGATTGATGATGAATATATTGCATTGTATGTTTTACGTGCGATTGAAACGCCGATTGCTCGTGATGTACGAACTTTAATGTATGCAACTCGGCAATCGGTGGCCAATATCAACAAGATGATCATTAGTGAGCAGGTTCCTAATTTAGATATTGAAATGGTCTTCTCAAAGGAGCAATTGGAGACACAGTTGTCTTACATCGATTTTGATTTGATCATTGGTAATGGTTTGTATGCGAATGATTTGAAAATTCCAGTTCATTTTGACAGTACTTTTAATGGTGTAATCAGTCAAAATGAATTGAATCGATTAAAAAACCTCAGTAGTGAAAGTTACATCCAAGAAAATTTAACGAATTTTTTCCCGAAAAGCCACTTTGTCCGATTATCAGGTCGATATCATCATGCGAAGCATGTTTTGCGTGATGGGGCGGCCAAATTTAATGAAGCTGGATTATTGACGACTGATCAGGTTAAAGCGTTAATTGCTCGAGAGGATGCTGGCAATCAGTTAATTCTAAATCACATCTCGATACCGCATGCTTCTGCGGTATTGGTCGATTCATACGAGTTATTTGCAATTTCATTTGATGGTGAAATAAAAATTGGTGGGAAACCGATTTATCTCATGATTTTAGTGTTGGCCAATCAAGATCGCCAAGATAGTGGTCAGGTTTTTGGATATATTTATAATAAAATAAAGAATTTGAGTATTACCCAATTGGAGAAACTATTAGATTATCAACAAGTAATCGATCTATTGAGTGATATGTAA
- a CDS encoding PTS fructose transporter subunit IIA has product MAMFETSHMNMALTGTNQDEVLAELAKLAKSLGVVENEAQLVTDYHEREKESTTGFGNGVAIPHAKSNNVKVATILFGRSEHEIEWQSLDGKPVNTFISLLVPANAGDVHLKLLASLSRKLVHKDFVEILKNGDQTAVLDAINQAIS; this is encoded by the coding sequence ATGGCAATGTTTGAAACGAGTCATATGAATATGGCGTTAACTGGAACAAATCAAGATGAGGTTTTAGCAGAACTTGCAAAGTTAGCCAAGTCATTGGGCGTTGTTGAGAATGAAGCACAGTTGGTCACGGATTATCATGAACGGGAAAAAGAATCGACCACTGGTTTTGGGAATGGTGTTGCGATTCCTCATGCTAAATCTAACAATGTGAAAGTGGCAACGATTTTGTTTGGTCGTAGTGAGCATGAGATTGAATGGCAATCACTGGATGGCAAACCAGTAAATACTTTTATTAGTTTGTTGGTGCCAGCCAATGCTGGTGACGTGCACTTGAAGTTGTTAGCAAGTTTGAGTCGTAAGTTAGTTCATAAAGATTTTGTGGAAATTTTGAAGAATGGTGATCAAACCGCTGTCTTGGATGCGATTAATCAAGCGATTAGTTAA